gtgtcttttttagtcctttagtccaacataaaatgtgattttgaatctttttttaactttcaaaacactatcatgctcaataaagaattgtaaatgtgtcaaatgtgaccaaaggtgtcaaatctaccatataagagggttccatccagttctatcatttgatactaaatctatttgagcttgtctccagttttacttggtatatcatcatcaaactgaaactggcctcatggagtttacagccagaactttagaggtaaatgtacagtagggctccacgctgctttgttttatactctgatggaggcaacaagtctgattatttggagctttagagactccacagggttaataaACAGAATATCCTCAGCAAGGAGTCCTGCTTCTGCTCCACCATCTACAACCTTTGGAGTATTTGAAGCCGGTTTAATTCCTTTTGGTAAAGAGaaacaggaagagagaaagtGTTTGATCAGCTCCTGCAGAGAGAATAACCAAACaacatttagttatttagttagaGACAAAGAACGgaagaaagaagacaacattgtGTTGTTTCAGAGATCAGAAGGCTGGACTTCTACATGAACCCTGCTCCACTTCTACAGTTTATAGGATCAACACACAGAGAATGTGCTGCAAATCCTCCCAGAAATGTTTTAATctgctagagagagagagagagagagagggagagagagagagagggagagggagagagagagagagggagagagagagagagagagagagtgagagagagagaaagagagaggaaagagttCAGCCAAGAAAGTAGAAAGctagtatttttttggccaatttatgccttttattggtcattttgtgtcgtttttggtcattttgtttctttttttgtcattttgtgtctttttttggtcattttgtatctttttttagtcattttgtatctttttttcagtcattttgtgccttttatgatccttttgtgtcgttttttggtcattttgtttcttttttgggtcatattgtgtctgttattggtcattttgtgtcttttttagtcattttgtatctttttttggtcattttgtttctttttttggtcattttgtgtcgtttttggtcattttgtgtctttttttggtcattttgtgtcgtttttggtcattttgtgtctttttttagtcattttgtttctttttctggtcattttgtgttgtttttggtcattttgtttctttttttgtaatttgtgtcgtttttggtcattttgtgtctttttttagtcattttgtttctttttctggtcattttgtgtcgtttttggtcattttgtttctttttttgtcatttgtgtctatctatctatctatctatcaggtagagagagagagagagttcagCCACGAAAGTAAAGGATGCTTTTACAcgctgcaaaaaccaactgacaaaaaaatgataaataaataactagaattaaacaaatacatgctagaaacaagtcaaattatctgccagtgcagtaagtaaatgtttctttgtaagaattctttaagtaagtaaaaatatctagaaactggaaaacaatgatgtcttaaaataagtccaaaaatacttatttttgagcaattgtggcttgaaaagccagactgtagtaacattaaaattaatgaatgaatgaatcctttattttggtaaaaaaaaataaaaataaaataaaaccatgtttttacaaaagaatccatcagacagcaactgGAAAAGGAACAGGTTGAAGCCCCTCTAAAGGCTGATTtctgcctctcctgtaccatctacatgtttacattatatacattatatatattatatacattatatacattatatatatcacatttactgaataattcacattgttacaaaacacataatAGCTtcaactgaaaaatcaaattcaatcaaatttcattgtaacccttgatcattttagactttaaagtcttcttgaaaactaacatagaattacacattACATCACAAATCCCCTGCCAGAAATACTGGAAACAAGCACGTTTTAGTGGTAGAAAATACTTctgaaataacattcaaactaaactcaactggagccaatatttgaggtaaaaactcaccatattcaacagttgaagagattgaaaaacatgaaaaagctcacaatgtcaatcctaaaaacaagtctttaaacaatacgataattaaataagcacataataataatactgataattaaataagcacataaagctatggtcagtaggtaaattacaCTCAGAACAACATAATTAACATACTATTGAtggatataagaagaaaatacttggtaacttcatgttttttgcagtgtattcttGTAGCTCTGATGTCTGTAATAGTTCTTCTCCCCCTCACACATAATGAGGTGTTTCCTGTTTGAGATGTGTCCAGGATGAGATTTCTCTGTTTCCTCCACTCATCATGAGCTGCTAACAGATTATCTTCAGGGCCTCTAAAACACAAATCCTGCTGTTGCTATAAGGCTCTTTAAATGTTTACTTTAAATGAGTCCGTCTGAACAGAAATGAATTCGTGTTTGAATCTCACTTCGTATGTCAAAAGCATTCACGTGTTTACTTCATGATGGAGTTACAGAGTAGGaagtgaatatctttgggtCAATGACGTCTTTTTATTGATGATAAAGCAAGACGAGAGTGTAAGACAATCACTGGACAGGAAGAAAATGTTAGATTTATTGTACAAACATCCACCAcggcacaaacaaacaacacaaacaacacaaacaacacaaacaactggCCAAACAGCCCAACAGAGACAAACATATACAGACACTAATGGACggagtaaaaatagataaatgaataaatatatatatttgtcattttgtgtctttttttgtcattttgtgtctttttttgggtcattttgtgtcttttttggtcattttgtgtctttttttgggtcattttgtgtcttttttggtcattttgtgtctttttttggtaattttgtgtctttttattggtcattttgtgttttttttgtcattttgtcttttttttttgtcatttggtgtcgttttttggtcattttgtgtctcattttggccattttggggTTTGATGTACCCAGTAAATTTcttcccataaaaatctgattatatacaggagaataaatgtgaattagaatgaggaaaaaaatatacaatccacgtttacattgcaacactatggtttataacaaattttacataatttgccaaaactttagaaaaaaatggttgcatTTCGaaaatgttctgctcaatattgacgaaaatgtgtaaatggagaaatgttaaaaaaataaaagatattttttttaaatgaagtaattatatgtataagtccattaatatataaaaaataatataaaatgcaatgtaggtggatgaagtatttaatatttatcatttttttgtggttacaccatttgacatcttgccgatccttattattattctttagtAGTTTCTGAGatagatatagaaataaaaatagatattttattccactaaatattcagtaaacagcctgtgtgtctatgtgtttcATGTAGTTTTAGTTAATGTTTATGAAGGTCACTAGTTTCTGTTTCCcttctcttgtgttgtgtttttgctgaGTGTTGTTGAACACAACAAGCCTCTCGCTGGTTCTCGTGGGAAAAGAGACTCCAGTCGATGTGACTGATGTCGCTGATAAACTTCCTGctcatgttgtttttcttacagttaaaaatatatttctgtgtgttcagCAGAGAGCAGATTGGGCTCATCAGTTATCATCATATCAGGACAGATGAATTTATAATGATGTAAACAAACTTTGACTCAAGCTTGACTCACCAGAGTTCAAAGGTCACTGCACCAACCTGGAATCACtcacatatattatattaatcataaaatacactgcaaaaaggtctaaaaccagataaaacactaaatctgagggaaatgatttgtgagattataatgggtgtgtattgcacggaatgttcgtgtcacagtgtgtgacatcatcaccagagtgtagagggagagaaaaaactgtcaaaaaataaatttgaaaactgcgctccaggccgcaaattccactctacagaaataatttatacatagaaacgtaggaaaattagtcttctccctcacaatcctctggtaaagctgtcagagttatagtttgggcgtaggacgcacagatgatccaccaacaccaccaacagcctcattgggtcccatattaaaaacacaggaagatttctgaaaagggGAGATGCAACAGTTTatttagatcactctaacaaagctattttttaatttttcttaaaaaaaatcatatgtagaggttcaggaagaactcaggacgctcaaagtgaagtcggatcaatgataggtattatggttttgccaaaaatgctttctgttcgaggccagaaattccagtctgtccacctctggctgctgtcactgttccgggcTTCCCTCAATATGATGGAaacttttatgtattttaattatttgtcaATGGTGAAATGACCAACCTGATACACAAAGGGTTAATTAGAACTACTTCTGTAAAGTTAAATCTCATGCATAAAGATAGAAGGAAACCATAagttatcacaatattttgctcTTGTTTACAAGTTAATAGTTTTTCCTTCACACCTGAGTTGATGTATTCCTTTTCATCCTCCACTTTAACGTCAATATTCTCCGTTTTCTCTGATTTATTCTGATTGTTGTTATGTTCTGCAACAACCCGGCTGGCTGACAGGAATCATTAAAGTTtgatgttgtttcttttccagcACTGACAACAGAAAACAGTATATTCTGTAATAATCGTGTCCTGAAGAGAAGCTCTTCCAGGATGAGGGACCGTCTGGCGGAGCTGCACCAGAGGGCCCAGGAGTACCAGGAGGAGGGGAATGAAACTACCAACCCGTTCTCAGCAGACGGAGATAACGACGACTCTGTGGCGGTCATCACGCCGCAGGCCGTCATGTTCGAGGAAGAGCCAATCATTGACAACTTCCTGTCTGAGGCTCAGCAGATCCGAGATGACATCACAGCGCTGGACATCGAGGTAGACAGAACGATCGTACAGTTTGTGGAACGGCTGCACAAttatcgtgatcacgattttggccgtcacgattaaattaacctgatcgtcggtgatatttccattttaaaatgcgtctctcctgcatatctaatcaacactttctaccCCAGTAGTcctccaaccaccagggggcggggccgtgtttctcccctgtaaacagcctggttgctgattggatagaacactaagcaggatgtgacgtagtactggacgccacaacaacacgcaacatttgtaaaagccggtgaagcagtgttggcaacttagagactttgttgctatattaagcgacttttcagacccccttagagactatttttcaagaaagcaacttgcgacaaatccagtgagttttttctggtgttattggagacttttttccgGTATATTGGAGACTTTtactggtgttattggagacgttttgttgttgttattggatacttttttctggtgttattggagacttttttctggtgttattggagactttttttctagtgttattggagacttatctggtgttattggagactttgttctggtgttattggagacttttttctggtgttattggagactttttgcTGGTgtaattggagactttttttctggtgttgttagagacttttttctggtgtaattggagacttttttGGGTGTTATTGgatactttttctggtgttattggagacttttttctggtgtaattggagactttttgtggtgttattggagacttttttctggtgttattggagacttttctggtgttattggagacttttttggGTATTATTcaagacttttttctggtgctcttggagacttttttctggtgttattggagaaaAAAGTCTCGAATAATGTAATTTGAGACTTTTCACGTGTttttgagacttttttctggtgtaattggatacttttttctggtgttattggagacttttgaagCCACCGGAAACTAAAAACTTtccctattgtttgtttaaaagtagtgcaataaaaatacagatgttttctctaacatgatgaataatcgtgattatcattttggccataatcgtgcagccgtAGTTTGTGGTATAACTTCAGTCAGAGGTGACAGTGAACAGAACATTGTGTCTGTCTTCAACCTCTAACAGGTCCTGAAGTTCAGCCAGCAGCAGAAGAGTCTGGTGGCCACCATGCGGCGCTTCAGTGTGATGAAGAAGGAGAGCAGCATCACCAGAGACATCAAGCTGAAGGCCGAGAGCCTCCATCGACGCTTAGACGCTCTGTTAAAACAGGTCCAGAGGACGGAGGAGCAGCAGGGACCCACTGCTGTCACCACCAGGATACAACGCTCCCAGCATGCAGCGCTGCACCGCAAGTTCCAACAGGTTGGGAAATAATCCCAACACTCTGCTATAAAACActgaacattttatttctaactCTGAAAGATCATTTAGTTCACAGCAGAAACCTCCAGGTGTTGAGGAATAAAGCCAacgtggaagtgccttaaacctgcattctttctaacggccagcagggggcgactcatcACCCCAAATCAatcaccaaaacgtgctcgtcTCAAGTATCAATGGCTTATTTTAGATTAGatcagattagattagattagattagattctaTTTTATTAATCTCACAGCaaggaaatttctttgttacagccgaccacaaaaattgcacacaaaataatttcccttttagataaagataaaaaataatcaatctaacataaaaagacatataataatatactatactatatacaacatagtacaaattaagtgaagaatgtgcagagtgcaaaaaaagaaagaaagaaaactacaaCACGTTTGcgttattttaatgtttctacagttcaaaataagtatatttgtatttatttcaagctatcattgttttttccagtttctagatatttttacttatttaaagaattcttacaaagaaacattaacttactgcgctggcagataatttgactggtttctagcatgtatttgctcaattctagttatttatttcttattttttttgtcagttggtttttgcagtgtagtaacACAATACTTATTAAAAATaactagattttctaacagaaatcATAGCACTGCCGTTAATTTCTGCCTGTCTCTCCATGCTAAAGGTTACAGTGAATGCATGAGCGTGGAGGAACCAAACATAAATTACACTGAAGCCAAAATAATGGATTCTAACTCATGTTTCCTCCCTCTGACTTCATGTCCTCTCTGTGACTGCTGGTGTCCAGGTGATGCTGCAGTATAATGAAGGTCTGCTGAGTAAGCAGGACCGCTGTAAGCACTTCATCATCCGCCAGCTGGAGGTTTCTGGACGCGACGTGACGGAGGACGAGGTGGACGAGATGGTGTCCAACGGACAATGGGAGGTCTTCAACGAGAACCTGCTCAACGACGCTAAAATCACACGATCACAACTATCAGAGATAGAACAGAGACACAAGGTAAAGACAACTATCAGAGATAGAACAGAGACACAAGGTAAAGACAACTATCAGAGATAGAACAGAGACACAAGGTAAACATCAAAACATCTGTTAGATCTGGATCATGAAGGAAATCTCTCTTTACACTGCAAAGAACATGAAGCTTAgaaagtattttcttctaatATCTAGcaataattatattgttttgagtataatttacctactgaccatggCTTAAtgtgctgcccccgcgacccggccccggataagcggaggaaaatggatggattatTATGTCCTTATTGTGTAAAgtcttgtttttaggattgacattgtgagctttttcatgcttttcaatctattcaactgttgaatatggtgagtttttgcctaaaatattggctccagttgagagttttagttgcatgtaggttgaattttatttcaaagcattttctatcaccaaaacgtgctcgtttcaagtatttctggcttattttaatgttactacagtcgggcttttcaagccccAATTgcacaaaataagaatatttggatttattttaagacatcattgtttttccagttcttagatattttttacttatttaaataattcaaagaaattcaaagaatacaaagaaacatttactaactgcactggcagataatttgacttgtttcaagcatgtatttgcttaattctacttattttttttgtattttttgtaagttGGTTTTTTCAGAGTactatgtttacatttacaggtccaaaacagttcattgagcatatttgtggttttttattgtaattaatggtataattttatttcagatttcatgatttttgtatatttttgggctcaatatgttaataaagtaggtttaagtgaaaaaaaaaagtcagatcatggtgaagttgtgctgaaaaaatagaAACCCAACATGGTTATAGTAAACATTCTGTATGTGGtttataaagggttaatagactcagagcccagagggttaaaaagctCTAATTTATTGAAGTAGGAGCTAAATAAGGTGGAAAATAAACATCCTTCAGTGGCACAAATGAGCTGAAATGTCTCATTAAAGCTGAATAACTCCACATTAATGCTCAATGCACACATGTTTATTATCATATAACGGTTGCTTATTGCTAATAACTGTTCATTCCATGTGTAAATTGCTGTCATTACACCTATTACAGCTTTCATCCTGAGTTCTCTGATAGCAGAACGCTGTAAAGAGTCTCCATCAGCTCCGTCTGTCACAGACAGAATAAAGTCTCACACATGAACATTTCTACAGCGAGAGACACTAACGGGAATAAATGGAAGAGGAAATTGGAAGTGAATCAGTAAGAGGCTCTAACTGGAGAAgaaataatattattactaaTGTCTTGGCtcaaaaaatgttgaataaaatTAACTCTCTGGGaggaaaaataatatataactggtaataataataagaatgaaCCTCTGCTGAATACAAGATGTCAGAATGAAGCAGGACATCAGAGAGTCAAACCAGGGTTAAAATATTAGAACAGGAAGAAAAGAAGCAGCTCGATATGGTTACAGGATGTCATTGATGTTTCCATCTGATCcatgaggagaagaggagatgtTCACTTCTGATTCTATGTTCTGGTTGGTGGATGGAGTTTAGAAAGACAATAGAGAGAAAATAGTTCATAAATAAAACTGTTCACAACCAGGTcagtggattatcttgagtcaCCGTGTCACGATCCTGAAAATAGACTTTACTGTGTTTCTGTAGCCTggctaatctaccaactagccccgttagcggCTAAGCTAATAGGGTTTAGCCAGACTGGTCCTTGTGGGGATTGTCGTTGATAGATCAAAACTTTgtaaaagtgtcaactcttcctactaaataatagatttttcagcctctgtagcagatagaaatgaaattcaaaaagtatctgagagcttatagctgttatatctgagctccctccgctaaagtcgtcttcaccatgatttataagttctggagaAGTcccataattttgtgtctttttttagtcatttcgtgtctttcttttgtcattttgtgtctatttttttgtcattttgtgtctttttttagtcattttgtgtcttttttttgtcattttgtgtctttttggtgattttgtgtcttttgttagtcattttgtgtcttttttttgtcattatgtgtctttttttagtcatttcgtgtctttctttggtcattttgtgtcctttttttgtcattttgtgtctttttttagtcattttgtgtctctttttgtcattttgtgtctttttttggtcattttgtgtctttttttagtcattttgtgtcttgttttagtcattttatatctttttggtcattttgcgtctttcttttgtcattttgtgtctatttttagtcatttcgtgtctttctttggtcattttgtgtccttttttgtcattttctgtctttttttggtgattttgtgtctttttttagtcattttctgtcttgttttagtcattttatatctttttggtcattttgcgtctttcttttgtcattttgtgtctattttttgtcattttgtgtctttttgtcattttgtgtcttttttagtcattttgtgtctttattttggaaGTTACTGATTGATACATGTTGAGAAGAcaaacactttatctgtcagaaTAACTCACATTgtaacaatcatttcatgggaagaggtaaaacatgttattccaactttatgggacATCTCTCCGGTTAATATCTCACACAGAAACCTTCTGGTTGATAAATAGAAGAGCTGCTGTAGAAACTCGGGGCTCTTTGCCTCTTTTattgcctcctcctcctcctccagctctgacTAATGTTCTCCTATCTGCTGCATTAATCCAGCATTGTTCTGCTCCTCCAGGAGCTGTTGAGTCTGGAGAACAACATGAAGGAGCTGCGGGACCTGTTCATGGACATCTTCATGCTGGTGGAGGAGCAGGGGGCCCACCTGGAGCACATCCAGACCAACGTGGAGCGCACTCAGGACTACGTGGCTGCTTCCAACGAGAAGTTCAAGCTGGCGGCCAGATACAAGAAGAAGAACCCTCTGAGgcagctgtgctgctgctgctgtcctccCTGGAGGTGCTGCTTATAAAACAGGAAGCCACCAACATTTCATCTACAGGCTCTGGTACCTTCAGGTGGAGAGCAGCTCTGGATCCCAGCAGGTCAGAGCTCTAAGGCCTCCTTCAGACTGACAGACACAATCTGATTTTCAgcccatccagttccaatctggatctCTTtagaagtctgaacagtcacaaatcacatcaaatcagatttttgcagaccggatctaaaccaccttcaggaggtagtttcagatcgtaTTTGGACAGATGtttctcagtctgaacctccaaacactcagatcgtttttttatttttatttttttattagtttatttaaaaggggacagtgcaatttcataaaacacatgattacacatggttaaaaaagccagagttagccgggaggctagttttcatctgtagtcccctggccatgatggaaaaaaagcacaaaacaaaaaacaaacaaacaaaaaaaatacaaaaaaaatacacgtacaatatacaaaatacatatacaaacacttacgatacaattaagaaaaaatacaacatgacaacataacattttatcataacatcactgtccgtgacgtcactacGGAGACTCATGCGGCCCGACGGGGGCGCCATCCGTCCGGTTTCTCTCCTGGTGATCTGAGATGTTCttacctctactggacagtgatgagGCCGATATACTGAGgagacctgcctccatcatgattgttggaacctggtctcacaggaatccgtggaatagccacggaatcactcaaatttccgtgaaactgacacggatttggctacaatgcaagttaatgacatcatatcccgtggctattccatggatatttgttcctattggcctgttccaagtcacgtgactttcaaggtcccagcggtcagaacaaaaaacatggcggacagttctctcatttttaatgaaaaatcaatattttgacttagtttctgcataaaaatggattttgatcacatttctagcgagaaatatatgttttattttgtaaatattcactcagtgaatgtacataatcactttgtatgtatGTGAGTTAAgagaatccgtggctatttcacggattcctgtgagaccatgttggtatgtcgttgttgttcttgtcgctgtcgcaattatatgacgtcagacgctctgacgccgttactatggcaacctgtcagatcagtcagtgatgtggcccagtctgaacagagccatatctgatttggacacttgctaaaaacagtgtggacagtcagccctaaaaatcagatttgagtaggaatctgatctGAATCAGATtctcctgcagtctgaacgcagcctgAGAGAAACCGATCAGCAGAGAAACAGTTAGAGGAGAACCAGGATGGTATTAGAGTCTCTAGTTTTTTCTTTGAGGAGGATGTGAGGAGGTctgatgctgctgcaggagacagATCACTGCCATCATGCTGCTTCTTGGAGACTTTCACCATCATCTGACAGTCACCAAcaagacacaacacacacaccagcaacaCACACTTTATACCCCCCCCCCTCCTATCAGTGGTGTAGTCTATGTGATAGCAGGTATTTGCCGTATACTCAGTGGAAAACGGGAGTGATTTGCGTATAGTaatttcaagtcaagtcaattttatttatatagcccaaaatcacagatttgcctcaaagggctttacatactgtacatggtAGGACACCCTCTGTGCTTAGACCTTTACATCGgccaggaaaaactcctcaaaaaacccttttaacagggaaaaactccttaaaaaacccttttaagagggaaaaactacttaaaaaacccttttaagagggaaaaactacttaaaaaacccttttaacagggaaaaaactccttaaaaaacccttttaacaggggaaaactccttaaaaacccttttagcaggggaaaaagaagaagaaagctcagggagagacagaggaggatccatctccaggacggacagacgtcaaTAGAAGTTGTTGTCCAGATCAGATCACTGGTTTATTCTGTGTGATACTCCGGTATACGAACTACATACTAGCTagattgttttttcatatttccacTTGATGCATAAGAAACAACATCATTTTG
This sequence is a window from Centropristis striata isolate RG_2023a ecotype Rhode Island chromosome 10, C.striata_1.0, whole genome shotgun sequence. Protein-coding genes within it:
- the stx19 gene encoding syntaxin-19, whose amino-acid sequence is MRDRLAELHQRAQEYQEEGNETTNPFSADGDNDDSVAVITPQAVMFEEEPIIDNFLSEAQQIRDDITALDIEVLKFSQQQKSLVATMRRFSVMKKESSITRDIKLKAESLHRRLDALLKQVQRTEEQQGPTAVTTRIQRSQHAALHRKFQQVMLQYNEGLLSKQDRCKHFIIRQLEVSGRDVTEDEVDEMVSNGQWEVFNENLLNDAKITRSQLSEIEQRHKELLSLENNMKELRDLFMDIFMLVEEQGAHLEHIQTNVERTQDYVAASNEKFKLAARYKKKNPLRQLCCCCCPPWRCCL